The Hyalangium gracile genomic sequence CATGTCTCGAGGAGGGATCTCCCCCACCCCGAGTTGCTGGCCCGGCACGAACACCGAGCCCAGGCCGTCCTTGTCCCACTCGACGCCCAGGTAGCGCCGATCCGTGAGGGCGCTCAGGTACTGGGTGCACCGGTCCCGCAGCAGCCCCGCCACCGTGGGCACGTCCATGGACAACAGATCCGCGGCCACCTTCATCAGCACCGGGGACGGGTCCTCCATCGGCCCCGAGGCCGCCCCCATGCCAGGATCCGCGGCTCCCGCCGCCATGGGCACCGCTCCGGACTTCGCCAGCGCGATGGACTCCTTCGTCCGGGAGAGCTCCCGCTCCACCTCGCGCAGATCGCGCACGAACGAGCCCTTCTTCCCGATCTCCGCGTTGAGCTGCTCGATCTGCTCCTTGATGGAGTCGCGCTGCTGCCCCGCTGCCACGTACTCCGGATCGGACTCCATGGCCGTGAGCTGATCGCGCAGCTCGGTGAGCCGCTGCTCCAGCAGCCCCTTGCGCTCGAACATGGCGGGGATCTCCTCGGGCGTCTCCACATCGAGCGCCTTCAGAGCCCTGCGCACCGGCGCGGCATCGACCTCGAACTCCTCGAGGATCTTCTTCTCGCGCGCGGAGAACATGCCCTCCTTGCTGCGCACATTCGACGTCTTCGACAGATCGTCCACGTACCGCAGCGCCACCATCGCCGCCCACCCGAAGGCGGGGATGTCCAGCAGCGTCAGGTAGCGCCACCCCGTGTCCAGCACCGCGCCCAGGATGATGCCCATCAGCAGGAACAGCGATCCGGCGCCCACCCCCACCCAGAAGAGGGGGTTCTTCTTCAACGGCTCCACGGCCACGGGCGCCGCCTGCGCCTCCTGCTCGCGCTCCTGCGCCAGCCGGTTCAGCGCATCCTCCCGCCGAGCCACCGCCTTGGGGTAGCGCTCCACGCGGGTGAGGATGTCGGCCGGCAACCCCAGCGACTCAGGCGTGGGCGCCGCGTTCCACGCGTTCTCCGCGTCGCGCACGGCCACCCGGAGGCCCTCGGTGCTCTTCAGCTTCCGCTCCACCTCGAAGAGCTGCGAGTTGAGGCCGTCCAGCTTGAACTGGAGATCCTCCATCACTCGCGACTTCACGAGCTCCTCCTCCAGCTCCTTGAGCTTCGCCTCGGCAGCGGGGATGTCCTCCGCGGGCGCCACGGCCTGGGTGCTGGCCAGTCCAGACAAGGAAGGGTTGCTGCCCAGGGCGGGCATGCCGGGATGACTCCCGCCCACGCCCGGCAGCGACGGACGCTTCAGATCCGGCTTGGAGGTGCGCACCCGTGGCTTGCGTGAGGGCATCTGCCCGGGCGTCAGCGAGTACACGTGCTCCCAGGCCGTGCGCGACGGCAGGCCCACCTGCGCTCGCAGGAACTGGGCGATCTCCGTCGAGTCCTGGGACACCAGCTCCGGCGGTTGGCCCGGCGCCGTCTGCTTGTGCAGCGTCCCCACCCCGCCCAGATCCCGCAGCAGGCGGTAGGTGAGGTTGTCCTGGCCCACCAGGGTGAGGGCCGCCTTGGCGGCCTTCTGGCCCTGTGCCGCGAACCGGGCGTCC encodes the following:
- a CDS encoding ATP-binding protein, yielding MHFTEVAVQNVRGFSPQGRFPFKQGFLVLKPPGGEISPLAALSLALLYADGRGEDARFAAQGQKAAKAALTLVGQDNLTYRLLRDLGGVGTLHKQTAPGQPPELVSQDSTEIAQFLRAQVGLPSRTAWEHVYSLTPGQMPSRKPRVRTSKPDLKRPSLPGVGGSHPGMPALGSNPSLSGLASTQAVAPAEDIPAAEAKLKELEEELVKSRVMEDLQFKLDGLNSQLFEVERKLKSTEGLRVAVRDAENAWNAAPTPESLGLPADILTRVERYPKAVARREDALNRLAQEREQEAQAAPVAVEPLKKNPLFWVGVGAGSLFLLMGIILGAVLDTGWRYLTLLDIPAFGWAAMVALRYVDDLSKTSNVRSKEGMFSAREKKILEEFEVDAAPVRRALKALDVETPEEIPAMFERKGLLEQRLTELRDQLTAMESDPEYVAAGQQRDSIKEQIEQLNAEIGKKGSFVRDLREVERELSRTKESIALAKSGAVPMAAGAADPGMGAASGPMEDPSPVLMKVAADLLSMDVPTVAGLLRDRCTQYLSALTDRRYLGVEWDKDGLGSVFVPGQQLGVGEIPPRDMDMYYLALRMTVVEKVSARVKYPFILEHPFAGMDEVKLPLIGRMLKHLGTLTQVLLVTNHPGLPQLAEGTVNI